Within Candidatus Methylomirabilota bacterium, the genomic segment GGCGGGGTGGGACATGAAGGCCTGTAGGGGCTGCGTGGGCGCGCAGGGGATATCGGCCTCGGTGAGAATGCGCACCCACTCGTCCCGCGGACGCGAGGCGAAAGCCTCTTCCATCAGCGGGGTGAGCGCGTCGGAGTTGTCCCGCCGTCCGAACCACGAGGCAAAGCGCGCATCGCTGGCCCATTCGGGCTTGCCCAGCACCTTGCAGAGCTTGACCCAGAAGGACTGGTTGCCACAGGCGAGGAAGAACCACTCGCCGTCGCTCGCTCGGTAGAGCCGATAGGTCGGCGTGTCGCGGTAGACGATCTCGCGCCCGGGCCAGTCCACGAAGTTGCCGGCCTGGAGCGCGAGGATGCCGTGCATGAGCGAGGTCCACACACGCTGGCCCTGGCCGGTGCGCTCGCGGACGAAGAGGGCAGCCAGCACGGCCTGGCAGGCCAGGGCCGCCGTGTAGTAGTCGGTGACGGGGATGCGCACATACTGGGGCGGGCCGCCAAAGCCCTGATACGTCATCACTCCGCCCAGGCATTGAAAGACGGGGTCATAGCCCGGGCGCTCGCTCTCGGGGCCTTCGGGGCCGAAGGCGCTGATCGAGCAATAGATCAGCTTGTCGTTCAGGCGGCGAAGCGTCTCGTAGTCCACCTCGAGCCGCTCGACCACGCCAGGCCGCATGTTCT encodes:
- a CDS encoding CoA transferase, whose translation is MSQGAGPLDGITVVDLTSYIAGSYAAMMVGDLGARVIKVEALEGDAFRELHGFYGWNRGKHSIAVNLKEPEGRAVIHRLAKTADVVMENMRPGVVERLEVDYETLRRLNDKLIYCSISAFGPEGPESERPGYDPVFQCLGGVMTYQGFGGPPQYVRIPVTDYYTAALACQAVLAALFVRERTGQGQRVWTSLMHGILALQAGNFVDWPGREIVYRDTPTYRLYRASDGEWFFLACGNQSFWVKLCKVLGKPEWASDARFASWFGRRDNSDALTPLMEEAFASRPRDEWVRILTEADIPCAPTQPLQAFMSHPAVLHHNMLVEYEHAELGRLKMMGLPLRFSETPGVDPGPPPLLGQHTAEILRGAGYGAGDIADLHRRGVIAGKDL